A part of Pseudanabaena yagii GIHE-NHR1 genomic DNA contains:
- the mfd gene encoding transcription-repair coupling factor: MTFTSVLENIARSPIATKIGEKLKTAKSISLSGLSRLGKGLISTHLCQQQTKPLLIVTATVEEATRWALQLQSMSWRVYLYQPLDTFPYESAQIDLETAWTRIEILAELLAKPQHNLAIATTINALQPHLPSTQVFQKHSLYLNIGDSQSVKLLAEALARLGYEEVKEVKESKQWSHKGFSFEVFPVNRNLPVRLSCNRGTVEKIREFDPTNPKSFTDLSSIAIAPVDLYEFVYTHKATLLDYLPKDFIVAIDEPEQCQSYGDRWYEAAEELYQNQSQADTPKLHWDFTKCMTEAKKFQMLQLSERSLKPRANIFDFASASIPIVPHQFDQIAALIREYLNSEYQVTLISAQPLRVATLLKEYDCIANFVSDPDDLQSIARIQKAGKPVILKYSGLMEMQGFVLPSCKLALLTDRELFGQQLLASPTFVHPSRLNTAKSVNPDELNVGDYVVHRKYGIGKFTRFETIEVKGEKQPHYIVEFADGKTAVAIAPENEKILSRYRSASNKPPKLNSIANTKGWDNALSKCQKEIYKLARDLLQLYVRRANLVGYAFPPDTDWQQEMEDSFPYQLTPDQVKAVQDVKQDMESDRPMDRLVCGDVGFGKTEVAVRAIFKAVCAGKQVALLAPTTILAQQHFHTLQTRFAAYPFTVEIVNRFRPAKERKQVLQQVADSKVQVIVGTHQLLSKDVEFHDLGLLVIDEEQRFGTLQKEKIKAMKGDVDLLTLSATPIPRTLYAALSGVREMSVIATPPPSRRSIQTHLSAYDASLVKTAIRHELDRGGQVFYVVPRIEGIEAIAVSLQTMLPNVRLAIAHGQMQESELESAMVAFNNNEADILLCTTIIESGLDIPRVNTIVIEDAHKLGLAQLYQLRGRVGRAGIQAQAYLLYPPNLELTDSAKRRLDAIQEFSQLGSGYQLAMRDMEIRGLGDLLGEEQSGQADVIGFALYMDLLQEYINELRGKILPEVADTELQLPRLVAFIPDTYIEDNETKINAYLTLAKVKSKEEILKLAAVWEGLYGALPEETQVLLRVMELKLVARKVGVFRIYASEDGRDLFLESKLTDSLWELLHAKIPIEFYYRFSFEKGRIKITSLALLPGDKQVHFLIEWLGCFLN; this comes from the coding sequence ATGACCTTCACATCAGTCCTAGAGAACATAGCCCGATCGCCGATCGCCACAAAAATAGGCGAGAAACTCAAAACAGCCAAAAGCATATCCCTGTCAGGACTATCCCGCTTAGGCAAAGGACTGATTAGCACCCACCTATGCCAACAACAAACCAAACCATTACTCATCGTCACTGCCACAGTCGAAGAAGCAACCCGATGGGCTTTACAACTCCAGTCCATGTCATGGCGCGTCTATCTATATCAACCCCTTGATACATTTCCCTACGAATCCGCTCAAATCGATTTAGAAACCGCTTGGACAAGGATTGAGATATTAGCAGAGCTGCTTGCCAAACCACAGCATAACTTAGCGATCGCTACCACCATTAACGCTCTACAACCCCATCTACCATCCACTCAAGTTTTCCAAAAACATAGCCTCTATCTCAATATCGGTGATTCGCAATCAGTTAAATTACTTGCCGAGGCTCTGGCAAGATTAGGATATGAAGAAGTCAAAGAAGTAAAGGAATCAAAACAATGGAGCCACAAAGGATTTAGTTTTGAAGTATTTCCAGTTAATCGAAATCTACCAGTGCGCCTAAGCTGCAATCGCGGCACTGTCGAGAAAATCAGAGAGTTTGACCCAACTAATCCTAAAAGCTTCACTGACCTATCCAGCATAGCGATCGCCCCTGTCGATTTGTATGAGTTTGTTTATACTCATAAAGCCACATTACTGGATTACTTACCCAAGGATTTTATTGTCGCTATTGATGAACCCGAACAATGTCAGAGCTATGGCGATCGCTGGTACGAAGCTGCGGAAGAACTTTATCAAAATCAATCGCAAGCCGATACACCGAAACTGCATTGGGACTTTACTAAGTGCATGACTGAGGCGAAGAAGTTTCAGATGCTTCAACTTAGCGAGCGATCGCTTAAACCCAGAGCCAATATTTTTGATTTTGCCAGTGCCTCTATTCCCATAGTTCCCCATCAGTTTGACCAGATTGCAGCCCTGATTCGCGAATATCTCAACTCAGAATATCAAGTCACCCTGATTTCGGCGCAACCTTTGCGTGTGGCAACCTTGCTCAAAGAGTATGACTGTATTGCTAACTTTGTCAGTGATCCTGATGATTTACAGTCAATTGCACGAATTCAGAAAGCTGGTAAACCAGTGATTTTAAAATATTCGGGACTGATGGAGATGCAAGGCTTTGTTTTGCCTAGTTGTAAGCTTGCCCTCTTGACAGATCGCGAATTATTCGGACAGCAATTACTAGCATCACCAACCTTTGTGCATCCTTCACGATTGAATACGGCTAAGTCAGTTAATCCTGACGAGCTAAATGTTGGTGATTATGTCGTGCATCGTAAGTATGGGATTGGCAAGTTTACGCGCTTTGAAACCATTGAAGTGAAGGGAGAAAAGCAACCGCATTACATCGTTGAGTTTGCTGATGGTAAAACTGCGGTGGCGATCGCGCCAGAAAATGAGAAGATCCTCTCCCGCTATCGTAGTGCTTCTAACAAGCCTCCTAAGTTAAATAGCATCGCCAACACAAAGGGCTGGGATAACGCCCTGAGCAAATGTCAAAAGGAGATTTACAAGTTAGCAAGGGATTTACTGCAACTCTATGTCCGCCGCGCCAATTTAGTCGGCTATGCTTTTCCACCTGATACCGATTGGCAACAGGAAATGGAGGATTCTTTTCCCTATCAACTGACACCAGATCAGGTCAAGGCTGTTCAAGATGTGAAGCAAGACATGGAAAGCGATCGCCCAATGGATCGGCTGGTTTGTGGTGATGTCGGCTTCGGTAAAACAGAGGTGGCGGTAAGAGCAATTTTTAAGGCGGTTTGTGCGGGTAAACAAGTGGCTCTGTTAGCTCCGACGACGATTCTGGCACAGCAGCATTTCCATACGCTCCAAACTCGGTTTGCGGCTTATCCTTTCACTGTGGAGATCGTGAATCGGTTTCGCCCTGCGAAGGAGCGCAAGCAGGTGTTGCAACAGGTTGCCGATAGCAAGGTGCAAGTCATTGTCGGTACGCATCAGCTTTTGTCTAAGGATGTTGAGTTTCACGATCTGGGTTTGCTGGTAATTGATGAGGAGCAACGCTTTGGGACTTTGCAGAAGGAGAAAATCAAGGCGATGAAGGGAGATGTGGATTTATTGACTCTGAGTGCTACGCCGATTCCGCGTACTCTCTATGCAGCGCTTTCTGGGGTACGGGAAATGAGTGTGATTGCGACTCCTCCTCCCTCAAGGCGATCGATTCAAACCCATTTGTCTGCTTATGATGCGTCACTGGTGAAAACAGCAATTCGTCATGAATTAGACCGTGGTGGTCAGGTGTTTTATGTTGTGCCACGTATTGAGGGGATTGAGGCGATCGCTGTTTCTTTGCAAACAATGTTACCGAATGTGAGATTAGCGATCGCGCATGGGCAGATGCAGGAGTCGGAGTTAGAGTCGGCGATGGTTGCTTTTAATAACAATGAGGCGGATATTCTCCTCTGTACGACGATTATTGAGTCGGGTTTGGATATTCCGCGTGTGAATACGATTGTGATTGAGGATGCTCATAAGTTGGGTTTGGCGCAACTTTATCAATTACGCGGTCGCGTTGGTCGGGCGGGAATTCAGGCTCAGGCCTATTTGCTGTATCCGCCTAATCTTGAGTTGACAGATTCAGCGAAGAGGAGATTGGATGCGATTCAGGAATTTAGTCAGCTTGGTTCGGGCTATCAACTGGCGATGCGCGATATGGAGATTCGTGGGTTGGGGGATTTGTTGGGTGAGGAGCAGTCGGGTCAGGCGGATGTGATTGGCTTTGCGCTATATATGGATTTGCTTCAGGAATATATTAATGAGTTACGGGGGAAGATTTTGCCTGAAGTTGCGGATACTGAGCTTCAGTTGCCTCGTTTGGTTGCTTTTATTCCTGACACTTACATAGAGGACAATGAGACGAAGATTAATGCTTATTTGACTTTGGCGAAGGTGAAGTCGAAGGAGGAGATTCTCAAGTTGGCTGCGGTTTGGGAGGGTCTGTATGGGGCTTTGCCTGAAGAAACTCAGGTGTTACTCAGGGTGATGGAACTGAAGTTGGTGGCGCGTAAGGTTGGGGTGTTTCGCATTTATGCGTCGGAGGATGGGCGCGATCTGTTTCTAGAATCGAAGCTGACGGATTCGCTTTGGGAGTTGCTTCATGCGAAGATCCCGATTGAGTTCTATTATCGTTTCTCTTTCGAGAAGGGCAGAATTAAGATCACGAGTCTGGCTCTCCTCCCTGGGGATAAGCAGGTGCATTTCTTGATTGAGTGGTTGGGCTGTTTTTTGAATTGA
- a CDS encoding DUF4926 domain-containing protein, which produces MNDIQEYDLVALTEEAIATHKVTHQQILLRRGQMGTVLMSFDNQAFLIDFTDKKGNTFAMETIEPVKLLRLINEPELVYS; this is translated from the coding sequence ATGAACGACATCCAAGAATATGACCTTGTTGCTTTAACAGAAGAAGCGATTGCTACGCATAAAGTTACTCATCAGCAAATCCTACTGCGACGAGGACAAATGGGAACAGTTTTAATGTCCTTTGATAACCAAGCATTCCTAATCGACTTTACCGATAAAAAAGGCAATACCTTCGCTATGGAAACAATCGAACCTGTCAAGCTATTACGCCTTATCAATGAACCTGAATTAGTCTATTCATGA
- a CDS encoding DUF3293 domain-containing protein gives MFRYFKDLEKLADALHVEHFATMGDELKCRDSQDLAVEVLAWMEAHNFDIVPVEKDGEKSFFIDRGKDLTDLADGEIIANRMKPINFKMVHPDVSIKDALTELVKKKWFFVGIDSELKGIVTLADLGKPTVSFYLLSNLLMLESGLRRLLGSYTDTQIPDAAPEYGDTFPRTINEINKTKDLKTALNLPLGDKYFRKSTKYLIDLRNALAHGRSIVDEYNDISEAIDCINKLESLLRDVGSLIKERKNVWEKFVKTHVVKRIDIKEIGKLINIREIWAGNNAMPNLPMNFPIYVISVANPLEEVLSTDENEQRHRGLHAILESRKLKFEEVFGESPNGKWSEASFAIEGISTKDACELAQKFEQRAIFELTQDQIRVISVDGECQREDERCRYDS, from the coding sequence ATGTTCAGATACTTTAAAGACTTGGAAAAATTAGCAGATGCGCTTCATGTTGAGCATTTTGCAACTATGGGTGATGAATTGAAGTGTAGAGATTCACAAGATCTCGCTGTAGAAGTACTTGCTTGGATGGAAGCGCATAACTTTGATATTGTTCCTGTGGAAAAAGACGGGGAGAAATCTTTCTTTATTGATAGGGGAAAAGATCTCACAGATCTTGCCGATGGAGAAATTATCGCAAATCGTATGAAACCAATAAACTTTAAGATGGTTCATCCTGATGTGTCGATTAAAGATGCACTAACAGAACTAGTAAAAAAGAAATGGTTCTTTGTCGGGATTGATAGTGAATTAAAGGGAATTGTTACTCTGGCAGATTTGGGTAAGCCTACAGTATCTTTTTACTTGTTGTCTAATCTTTTAATGTTGGAGTCTGGTCTCAGAAGACTTTTGGGTTCATACACTGACACTCAAATTCCTGATGCTGCTCCAGAATATGGAGACACTTTTCCTAGAACAATTAATGAGATTAACAAAACCAAAGATTTGAAAACTGCTCTTAACCTTCCATTGGGTGACAAATATTTCAGAAAATCGACAAAATATCTTATAGACTTGCGTAATGCTCTGGCTCATGGTCGTAGTATTGTAGATGAGTACAATGACATATCAGAAGCTATTGACTGTATCAATAAACTTGAATCTCTCTTAAGAGATGTCGGATCTCTAATCAAGGAGAGAAAAAATGTATGGGAGAAATTTGTTAAGACTCATGTCGTCAAGCGAATAGATATTAAAGAGATTGGGAAGTTGATAAATATCAGGGAAATTTGGGCTGGAAATAATGCCATGCCTAATTTGCCAATGAATTTTCCGATTTATGTGATATCAGTAGCTAACCCTTTAGAAGAAGTATTGTCAACTGATGAGAATGAACAAAGACACCGAGGTCTTCATGCTATTTTGGAATCTCGCAAATTAAAATTTGAAGAAGTATTCGGTGAGTCTCCTAATGGGAAATGGTCTGAGGCTAGTTTTGCTATTGAAGGTATAAGCACAAAAGATGCCTGCGAATTAGCCCAAAAGTTTGAACAAAGGGCAATTTTTGAGCTTACTCAAGACCAAATTAGAGTCATTTCAGTTGATGGAGAATGTCAAAGAGAAGATGAGCGCTGTCGATACGATAGCTAG
- a CDS encoding type II toxin-antitoxin system RelE/ParE family toxin, with the protein MTRRILIRPRASVDLDEQFAYIAEDNFDAALNFFDAARQTFSQLAQLPSIGSIYEVKNPRLVGLRKWSVKGFNKHLIFYLDRNDCIEIVRIIHAARDVLQVLAEEDL; encoded by the coding sequence ATGACTAGAAGGATTTTAATTAGACCGAGGGCTAGTGTTGACCTTGATGAGCAGTTTGCTTATATTGCTGAGGATAATTTTGATGCTGCCTTAAATTTTTTCGATGCTGCAAGACAGACTTTTTCACAGTTGGCGCAGTTGCCTAGCATTGGAAGTATTTACGAGGTCAAAAATCCGCGTCTGGTTGGTTTGCGAAAGTGGTCAGTGAAGGGTTTTAATAAGCATCTCATCTTCTATTTAGATCGGAATGATTGTATTGAGATTGTTAGGATTATTCATGCTGCAAGGGATGTTTTACAGGTTTTAGCAGAAGAAGATTTATAA
- a CDS encoding type II toxin-antitoxin system ParD family antitoxin has protein sequence MTTVNISVPDSMKVFIDEQVSKGGYSTTSEYIRQLLHQEAERVAQARLETLLLEGLDSGEAIEINDDWWQQKRIQLLERLRKK, from the coding sequence ATGACTACAGTAAATATCTCTGTTCCTGATTCTATGAAAGTTTTTATAGATGAGCAGGTTTCTAAAGGTGGCTACAGTACTACGAGTGAATATATTCGGCAGTTGCTGCATCAAGAGGCGGAGAGGGTTGCTCAAGCGCGTTTGGAAACTCTGCTGTTAGAGGGTTTGGATAGTGGTGAAGCGATCGAGATAAATGATGATTGGTGGCAACAAAAACGGATTCAACTTCTAGAGAGACTTCGCAAAAAGTAA
- the topA gene encoding type I DNA topoisomerase — protein sequence MKKLLLVESPSKCKTIQAILGDEWQVEASFGHFTELAKDGEDSLGFTMHKDTNKIECRYQLTEGKGQQVVTKLRAAVKNASEVVLATDGDREGEGIAWHLQQQLHLRNPKRAVYNQITPTAVKAAIANAHQLDLNLISAQRARQCLDRLIGFKVSPLVRRTSGGSSAGRVQSVALHIVCQREREISAFVPITYWSVWTEYAEGFTAFYAGSSEIEPVLDDQDVTDDAAEVNTESTVESKRVLSEAEAARIIQVARNHPHVVREATGVTAQKSPLPPFITSSLQQAASVRLGLSPEETMKVAQELFEGVDLPQGRKGLITYHRTDSTSLAPEFCAEVKEWLSKHDPDNVPKKTTRYREQANAQSAHEAIRPTYLSITPKTVRDHLSATQHQLYELIWRRAVASQCANALIQKSRVIIQAGSTLWQTRGSILTFAGYTRYWNDLSKDKHIPALTSGQTLALANAGFTQKQTQPPARYSEAKLVQVLERQGVGRPSTFAAIVKTLKDRTYVLLKGKVLEPTALGMSTDDVLHKTFPDLLRADFTAGMETTLDEISVGKLEWQSYLIGWHQSYFQPMLARAYTNLGADLQPSNRKNELSDVACPDCSHPLSKIPSKKVSGGHFLKCEHGCENLVMFWSDRCNQWEIPQPKGENAVTAEATSFACPVCGKPLAKFPYTKDGVDKVMLKCADVQARQRKDHADVVFFWSSQERWWSKKFGDLDEAAKPNLGKASKGKEKKAAQGKPKRSSKVAKPSPKKLP from the coding sequence ATGAAAAAGCTATTACTCGTTGAATCTCCATCCAAGTGCAAAACCATTCAAGCCATCCTTGGCGATGAATGGCAAGTGGAAGCTTCCTTTGGACACTTTACAGAACTTGCCAAAGATGGTGAAGATAGCTTGGGTTTTACCATGCACAAAGATACCAACAAAATTGAATGTCGCTATCAACTGACTGAAGGCAAAGGTCAACAGGTAGTCACTAAACTTCGCGCTGCTGTGAAGAATGCTTCAGAAGTGGTGCTTGCCACTGATGGCGATCGCGAGGGTGAGGGGATTGCATGGCATTTACAACAGCAATTGCATCTTCGTAATCCCAAACGTGCTGTCTATAACCAGATTACACCTACGGCGGTTAAAGCAGCGATCGCCAATGCTCATCAGTTAGATTTGAACTTGATTTCGGCGCAACGCGCTAGACAATGTTTGGATCGGTTGATTGGGTTTAAGGTTTCGCCTTTAGTACGGCGGACAAGTGGCGGTAGCTCGGCTGGTCGGGTGCAGTCGGTGGCTTTGCACATTGTCTGTCAGCGTGAACGGGAGATTAGTGCCTTTGTGCCGATTACTTACTGGTCTGTATGGACGGAATATGCTGAAGGCTTCACGGCTTTCTATGCGGGTAGTAGTGAGATAGAGCCTGTGCTTGACGATCAGGATGTTACCGATGATGCGGCGGAAGTGAATACGGAATCTACGGTTGAATCAAAACGGGTATTGTCGGAAGCGGAAGCAGCCAGAATTATTCAAGTTGCGCGTAATCATCCCCATGTCGTTCGCGAGGCTACGGGTGTCACTGCTCAGAAATCACCGTTGCCGCCTTTCATTACCAGTTCGCTCCAGCAAGCAGCTTCCGTGAGATTAGGGCTATCACCTGAAGAGACAATGAAGGTGGCTCAAGAGTTGTTTGAGGGTGTCGATTTGCCTCAAGGTCGTAAGGGTTTGATTACCTATCACCGCACTGATAGCACCAGTCTTGCGCCTGAGTTTTGTGCTGAGGTGAAGGAATGGCTGTCGAAACACGATCCTGATAATGTGCCTAAAAAAACTACTCGTTATCGTGAACAAGCTAATGCTCAATCCGCCCATGAAGCGATTCGTCCTACCTATTTGAGTATTACTCCAAAAACGGTGAGAGACCATCTCAGTGCGACACAGCATCAACTCTATGAGTTAATCTGGCGCAGAGCCGTTGCTTCTCAATGTGCGAATGCTTTGATTCAAAAAAGTCGGGTGATTATTCAGGCAGGTTCGACGCTCTGGCAAACTAGGGGCAGTATTCTCACCTTTGCAGGTTATACGCGCTATTGGAATGATTTGAGTAAAGATAAACATATTCCTGCGTTAACGAGCGGTCAGACCTTGGCTTTGGCAAATGCGGGGTTTACGCAGAAGCAAACTCAACCTCCTGCTAGGTATAGCGAGGCGAAGCTAGTACAAGTGCTAGAACGTCAGGGTGTGGGTAGACCGAGTACGTTTGCGGCGATCGTCAAGACGCTTAAGGATAGAACCTATGTGTTACTCAAAGGGAAGGTTCTCGAACCTACGGCTTTGGGAATGTCTACGGATGATGTGTTGCATAAAACTTTCCCTGATCTGCTCAGAGCCGATTTTACCGCAGGCATGGAGACGACTTTGGATGAAATCTCGGTGGGTAAGTTGGAGTGGCAAAGCTATTTGATTGGTTGGCATCAGTCCTATTTTCAGCCGATGTTGGCGCGAGCTTATACGAATCTCGGTGCGGATTTACAGCCAAGTAATCGTAAAAATGAGCTTTCAGATGTGGCTTGTCCTGATTGTAGTCATCCGCTCAGTAAGATTCCTTCTAAGAAGGTGAGTGGTGGGCATTTTCTCAAGTGTGAGCATGGCTGTGAGAATCTGGTGATGTTTTGGAGCGATCGCTGTAATCAGTGGGAGATTCCTCAACCGAAGGGTGAGAATGCAGTAACGGCGGAGGCGACTAGTTTTGCTTGTCCTGTTTGTGGTAAGCCTTTGGCTAAGTTTCCCTATACTAAGGATGGTGTGGATAAGGTAATGTTGAAGTGTGCGGATGTTCAGGCGCGGCAACGCAAGGATCATGCGGATGTGGTCTTTTTCTGGTCTTCTCAGGAGAGGTGGTGGTCGAAGAAGTTTGGTGATCTGGATGAGGCGGCTAAGCCGAATTTGGGTAAAGCTTCAAAGGGTAAGGAGAAGAAAGCTGCTCAGGGAAAGCCGAAGCGATCGAGTAAAGTGGCTAAACCTAGTCCGAAAAAGTTGCCTTGA
- a CDS encoding PDDEXK nuclease domain-containing protein gives MSDLIDSYQQLIDRIGECLVQGQQRAFEQVNTLLVETYWQIGQYIVEFEQKGNERAEYGSRLLTQLSRDLKTAYGKGFSRRNVLDMRRFYVSYPKWQMVSAKLGWSHYTELLAISDDLARSFYEQQCIRDRWSVRELKRQKDSALFERVAMSKDRAEILALAQKGQKIESARDVVKDPYVFEFLDLPDRNYLESELENRLIVQLEKFLLELGKGFAFIGQQYRITLNNTHFYVDLVFYHRILKCFVLIDLKTRAVRHEDIGQMNMYLNYFRAEENMEDDNEPIGIVLARDKDEILVEYATGGISNQLFVSRYQLYLPDVEALKQELRRLLDESDRSN, from the coding sequence ATGAGTGATCTAATCGATTCTTATCAGCAATTAATCGATCGCATTGGTGAATGCTTGGTACAGGGGCAGCAACGAGCCTTTGAGCAGGTTAATACGCTTTTGGTAGAAACTTATTGGCAAATTGGGCAGTACATTGTGGAGTTTGAGCAGAAGGGGAATGAGAGGGCAGAATATGGTTCAAGGTTGTTAACTCAATTATCACGGGATTTGAAAACAGCTTATGGCAAAGGGTTTAGTCGCCGTAATGTCTTGGATATGCGCCGCTTTTATGTTAGTTATCCAAAATGGCAGATGGTGTCTGCCAAATTAGGTTGGTCGCATTACACGGAGCTTTTGGCGATTTCGGATGATTTAGCGAGATCGTTTTACGAGCAGCAATGCATACGCGATCGCTGGAGCGTGAGGGAACTAAAACGTCAGAAGGATTCGGCTTTGTTTGAACGAGTTGCCATGAGTAAGGATCGAGCAGAGATTTTGGCTTTGGCTCAGAAAGGACAGAAAATCGAATCAGCGCGGGATGTGGTGAAAGATCCCTATGTGTTTGAGTTTTTAGATTTGCCAGATCGCAATTACCTTGAGAGTGAATTAGAAAATCGGTTGATTGTGCAGTTAGAGAAGTTTTTACTAGAACTGGGGAAGGGATTTGCATTTATTGGGCAACAGTACCGAATTACGTTAAATAATACGCATTTTTATGTGGATTTAGTCTTCTATCACCGTATTTTGAAATGTTTTGTCTTAATTGACTTAAAAACAAGGGCAGTGCGGCATGAAGATATAGGACAGATGAATATGTATCTAAACTATTTTCGTGCCGAAGAGAATATGGAAGACGATAATGAGCCGATTGGAATTGTGTTGGCGCGAGATAAGGATGAGATTTTAGTGGAGTATGCCACAGGAGGAATTTCCAATCAGCTTTTTGTATCGAGATATCAGCTTTATCTGCCTGATGTCGAGGCTTTAAAGCAGGAGTTGAGGAGGCTTTTGGATGAGAGCGATCGCTCTAATTAA
- a CDS encoding type IV secretory system conjugative DNA transfer family protein: MHILKLLNWQKHLLLLAIAVLATCVSPSVSAQSSTVDSAAPVEQKKSNSTGLPPEIAFITSQLFTPTGGIIAACIVGMVLLGRTGGNSKNKLAHAHWVGGTEIAAARKKAKEQINRRERNKLTLFVVKPKLVFPDQLISSPGVATPNHEKPIEGEKPKVIQVSKTDRTIWLPDANRGIAVLGGTGSGKTYGVIDPAIRSAIDQGFPIILYDYKYAEQSSRIAGIAADAGYKVSIFAPSFPESGICNPLDFIRDATDVDMARQVAIVLNRNFKSGGKGNEDPFFTNSGDQLIQAVLLLAKTTPYPDIIFCAKALGANNLPARVQNANLPTWVETSFGQLISMADSEKTVASVISTASILFSRFMSPDILSVFCGKTTIPMNLKGKHLLVIGMKREKQDVVAPLLATVLHMIVTRNVTSKREDPLLVAIDELPTLYLPSLVQWLNVHREDGLSCMLGFQNLVQLEETYGKEVSRAIFGGCATKAIFNPLEPESAKIFSDYLGDEHLKYKSKSRSSGGGKTSTSTSDQERTRKLFAPEDFLKLPQGNCILISPGYSSKKEANVPRRCNIKIPKVDADRAENSKSRWEALKVELEQEGHQIPITDAAILARKDYFLDNFPLPAKDTPATPKSTVPAWAEGL; encoded by the coding sequence ATGCATATTTTGAAATTATTAAATTGGCAAAAGCATCTGTTGTTATTGGCGATAGCCGTCTTGGCAACCTGTGTAAGTCCATCTGTTTCTGCTCAATCATCAACCGTTGATAGTGCTGCTCCCGTCGAACAGAAAAAGTCTAACTCCACAGGATTACCGCCCGAAATTGCTTTCATTACCAGTCAGCTATTTACGCCCACGGGTGGAATTATTGCGGCTTGTATTGTCGGCATGGTTTTACTGGGGCGGACAGGCGGTAATAGCAAAAACAAATTGGCTCATGCCCATTGGGTTGGTGGGACGGAGATCGCGGCGGCGCGAAAAAAAGCTAAGGAGCAAATTAACCGTCGCGAACGCAATAAGCTGACTTTGTTTGTGGTTAAGCCCAAATTAGTCTTCCCCGATCAACTAATCTCCAGCCCAGGCGTGGCGACACCGAATCATGAAAAACCAATTGAGGGCGAAAAGCCTAAAGTCATTCAGGTATCAAAAACAGATCGGACAATTTGGTTACCCGATGCTAATCGCGGCATTGCCGTGCTGGGTGGCACTGGTTCGGGTAAAACCTATGGGGTGATCGATCCTGCAATTCGGAGTGCGATCGATCAAGGATTTCCGATTATTCTCTACGACTACAAATATGCTGAACAGTCCTCACGGATTGCAGGAATCGCGGCGGATGCGGGATACAAAGTTAGTATCTTTGCCCCTAGCTTTCCAGAGAGTGGGATCTGTAATCCCCTTGACTTTATTCGCGATGCGACGGATGTGGATATGGCAAGACAGGTGGCGATCGTCTTGAATCGCAACTTTAAATCAGGTGGCAAAGGTAATGAAGATCCTTTCTTTACCAATAGCGGCGACCAACTGATCCAAGCAGTGCTGTTACTAGCCAAGACAACGCCTTATCCCGATATTATTTTCTGTGCCAAAGCATTGGGCGCGAATAATCTTCCCGCCAGAGTCCAAAATGCAAATCTACCGACTTGGGTAGAAACCAGTTTTGGACAGTTGATTTCGATGGCTGACTCTGAAAAAACGGTTGCTTCCGTAATCTCGACGGCGAGTATTCTCTTCAGTCGTTTCATGTCTCCTGATATTCTCAGCGTGTTTTGTGGCAAGACCACAATTCCGATGAACTTGAAAGGTAAACATCTGCTGGTAATTGGCATGAAACGGGAAAAGCAAGATGTGGTTGCCCCGCTCTTAGCGACTGTCCTGCATATGATCGTCACCCGCAATGTCACCAGCAAACGCGAAGATCCTCTCCTTGTGGCGATCGATGAGTTGCCGACCCTTTATTTACCGAGCCTTGTCCAATGGCTGAACGTTCACCGTGAAGATGGACTTTCCTGTATGTTGGGTTTCCAAAACCTCGTCCAGTTAGAAGAAACCTATGGCAAAGAGGTGTCTAGGGCAATTTTCGGTGGTTGTGCCACTAAAGCAATTTTCAATCCCCTCGAACCTGAATCCGCGAAGATTTTCTCGGACTATCTCGGTGATGAACATCTCAAATACAAGTCAAAATCGCGGAGTTCGGGCGGCGGTAAGACTAGCACCAGTACATCGGATCAGGAAAGAACTCGCAAACTATTTGCACCAGAGGATTTTCTCAAATTACCGCAAGGTAACTGTATTCTCATTTCCCCTGGCTATAGCTCCAAGAAAGAAGCGAATGTCCCCCGTCGCTGCAATATCAAAATCCCTAAAGTTGATGCGGATCGGGCGGAAAACAGTAAATCTAGATGGGAGGCTCTAAAAGTCGAACTAGAACAGGAAGGGCATCAAATCCCCATTACCGACGCGGCGATCTTGGCTCGTAAGGATTACTTTCTAGATAACTTTCCTTTACCTGCGAAGGATACTCCTGCAACACCTAAGTCCACTGTTCCTGCTTGGGCTGAAGGTTTATAG